A section of the Sebastes fasciatus isolate fSebFas1 chromosome 21, fSebFas1.pri, whole genome shotgun sequence genome encodes:
- the LOC141759474 gene encoding tyrosine-protein kinase Yes, whose protein sequence is MGCIKSKEDKGPAMKYRPENSAASDPNSTITTPHVGHYGPDPTQLQQNQPPSSSSGSGAANFNHTLTPFGGASAMTPFGGASSSFSGPASNSFSGAVSSGVTFFVALYDYEARTSDDLSFKKGDRFQIINNTEGDWWEARSINTGRNGYIPSNYVAPADSIQAEEWYFGKMGRKDAERLLLNPGNHRGTFLVRESETTKGAYSLSIRDWDEAKGDNVKHYKIRKLDSGGYYITTRAQFDTLQKLVKHYTEHADGLCHRLTTVCPTVKPQTQGLAKDAWEIPRESLRLELKLGQGCFGEVWMGTWNGTTKVAIKTLKPGTMSPEAFLQEAQIMKKLRHDKLVPLYAVVSEEPIYIVTEYMAKGSLLDFLKEGDGKFLKLPLLVDMAAQIADGMAFIERMNYIHRDLRAANILVADNLVCKIADFGLARLIEDNEYTARQGAKFPIKWTAPEAALYGRFTIKSDVWSFGILLTELVTKGRVPYPGMVNREVLEQVERGYRMPCPQGCPESLHEMMKLCWKKDPDERPTFEYLQSFLEDYFTATEPQYQPGENL, encoded by the exons ATGGGCTGCATTAAGAGCAAAGAGGACAAAGGCCCTGCGATGAAGTATCGGCCAGAGAACTCCGCGGCGTCAGACCCCAACTCCACCATAACCACACCTCACGTCGGTCACTACGGACCGGATCCCACCCAGCTGCAGCAGAACcagcctccctcctcctcatcggGCTCTGGGGCTGCAAACTTCAACCACACCCTCACGCCGTTTGGCGGCGCGTCTGCCATGACTCCCTTTGGAGGAGCGTCGTCCTCCTTCTCCGGTCCTGCGTCCAACTCGTTCTCTGGTGCTGTCTCAA gTGGTGTTACGTTCTTTGTGGCCTTGTACGACTATGAAGCTAGAACATCTGACGATCTCTCATTTAAAAAAGGAGACCGCTTCCAGATCATCAACAATAC agaggggGACTGGTGGGAGGCTCGCTCCATCAACACGGGGAGGAACGGCTACATCCCCAGCAATTATGTGGCCCCTGCTGACTCCATCCAGGCTGAAGA GTGGTACTTTGGTAAAATGGGACGCAAAGATGCTGAGAGGTTGCTGCTGAATCCAGGAAACCATCGAGGAACTTTCCTAGTGCGAGAAAGTGAAACTACTAAAG GTGCTTATTCTCTCTCCATACGAGACTGGGATGAAGCCAAAGGAGACAATGTGAAACACTACAAGATCCGCAAGCTTGACAGCGGGGGATACTACATCACTACGCGAGCGCAGTTTGACACGTTACAGAAGCTCGTCAAACACTACACAG AGCACGCCGACGGGCTTTGCCACAGGCTGACCACAGTTTGCCCCACAGTCAAGCCACAGACACAGGGGCTCGCTAAGGATGCCTGGGAGATCCCCCGGGAGTCCTTGagactggagctcaaactgggCCAGGGCTGCTTTGGAGAGGTCTGGATGG GCACGTGGAACGGCACCACTAAGGTGGCCATAAAGACGCTGAAGCCGGGCACCATGTCGCCTGAGGCCTTCCTGCAAGAGGCTCAGATCATGAAGAAGCTCAGGCACGACAAGCTGGTGCCTCTTTATGCTGTGGTGTCTGAAGAGCCCATTTATATCGTCACGGAGTACATGGCCAAAG GAAGCTTACTCGACTTCCTCAAAGAGGGCGACGGAAAATTCCTGAAGCTCCCCTTGTTGGTGGACATGGCTGCACAG atcGCTGACGGCATGGCTTTCATCGAGAGGATGAACTACATCCACAGGGACCTGCGCGCCGCCAACATCCTCGTCGCCGACAACCTGGTGTGCAAGATCGCCGACTTCGGTCTGGCCAGGTTGATAGAGGACAACGAGTACACAGCGAGGCAAG GAGCCAAATTCCCCATTAAGTGGACGGCCCCAGAGGCTGCCCTGTACGGCCGCTTCACCATCAAATCTGACGTCTGGTCCTTCGGGATCTTACTCACCGAGCTCGTCACCAAAGGCAGAGTGCCCTACCCAG GCATGGTGAACCGTGAGGTGCTGGAGCAGGTGGAGCGAGGCTACCGCATGCCGTGCCCCCAGGGGTGCCCCGAGTCCCTGCACGAGATGATGAAGCTCTGCTGGAAGAAAGACCCGGACGAGAGGCCCACGTTCGAGTACCTCCAGTCCTTCCTGGAGGACTACTTCACCGCCACAGAGCCACAGTACCAACCTGGAGAGAACCTATAG
- the enosf1 gene encoding mitochondrial enolase superfamily member 1 isoform X1 gives MLHKIINLTVRDVRFPTSLEQHGSDAMHTDPDYSAAYVVIHTDCGLQGFGLTFTLGNGTEIVVCAVEALAGLVVGKTLQEIVSDFRGFYRLMTSDSQMRWLGPEKGVIHLAVAAVLNAVWDLWARAEGKPLWKLLVDMDPKQIVSCIDFRYITDALTEEEALDILVKAQEAKQQREDHMLKEGYPAYTTSCAWLGYPDQLLKQLCTDALKSGWTKFKVKVGADLEDDIRRCRLIRQMIGPSNTLMIDANQRWDVAEAISWVSSLAEFRPLWIEEPTSPDDILGHAAISKALAPLGIGVATGEQCQNRVMFKQFLQASALQFVQIDSCRLGSVNENLAVLLMAHKFHVPVCPHAGGVGLCELVQHLILFDYICVSGSLNNRMCEYVDHLHEHFTSPVVIHDAHYMPPKDPGYSCEMLEASVQRHQYPEGDVWKLITNK, from the exons ATGTTGCACAAAATTATTAATTTGACAGTCAGGGATGTGAGATTCCCGACATCTCTGGAGCAACACGGATCTGATGCAATG CACACAGACCCAGATTACTCAGCCGCATATGTGGTGATCCACACGGACTGCGGGTTACAAGGCTTCGGCCTCACATTCACTCTGGGGAATGGCACAGAGATTG TGGTGTGTGCTGTGGAGGCTCTGGCTGGACTGGTTGTTGGGAAAACCTTGCAGGAGATTGTGAGCGACTTCAGGGGATTTTACCGCCTCATGACCAGTGATAGCCAGATGAGATGG TTGGGTCCAGAGAAAGGAGTGATCCACCTGGCTGTGGCTGCAGTCCTGAATGCTGTGTGGGACCTGTGGGCGAGGGCAGAGGGCAAG CCGCTGTGGAAGCTGTTAGTTGACATG GATCCTAAGCAGATCGTCTCCTGCATTGACTTCAGGTACATCACTGATGCGCTGACAGAGGAGGAGGCTCTAG ACATACTCGTGAAAGCACAGGAGGCCAAGCAGCAGAGAG AGGATCACATGCTGAAGGAGGGTTACCCTGCCTACACCACCTCCTGCGCATGGCTCGGATACCCAGACCAGCTGCTCAAACAG CTCTGCACAGATGCACTTAAAAGCGGTTGGACCAAATTCAAGGTGAAAGTCGGTGCTGATCTGGAGGATGACATACGCAGGTGCCGCCTCATAAGGCAAATGATTGGACCCAGTAACACTTTG ATGATCGATGCCAACCAGAGATGGGACGTAGCCGAGGCCATCAGCTGGGTGTCCAGCCTGGCTGAGTTCAGACCTCTTTGGATCGAGGAGCCCACGTCTCCGGATGACATCCTGGGTCACGCTGCTATCTCCAAG GCTTTGGCTCCACTCGGGATTGGAGTGGCAACAGGAGAGCAG TGTCAGAACAGGGTGATGTTTAAGCAGTTCCTCCAGGCCTCGGCCCTGCAGTTTGTCCAGATAGACAGCTGTCGGCTGGGCAGTGTCAACGAGAACCTGGCTGTGCTGCTGATGGCCCACAAGTTCCACG TGCCTGTTTGTCCTCATGCTGGAGGAGTCGGTCTCTGTGAGCTCGTCCAGCATCTGATTCTGTTCGACTACATCTGTGTGTCTGGAAGCCTCAATAACCG aatgtgtgaataTGTGGATCACCTGCATGAACACTTCACCAGTCCTGTGGTGATTCATGACGCCCACTACATGCCCCCCAAG GATCCAGGCTACTCTTGTGAGATGCTGGAAGCATCAGTGCAGAGACACCAGTACCCTGAAGGAGATGTGTGGAAGCTcatcacaaacaaataa
- the enosf1 gene encoding mitochondrial enolase superfamily member 1 isoform X2 has product MLCGTCGRGQRARWELCDEDPKQIVSCIDFRYITDALTEEEALDILVKAQEAKQQREDHMLKEGYPAYTTSCAWLGYPDQLLKQLCTDALKSGWTKFKVKVGADLEDDIRRCRLIRQMIGPSNTLMIDANQRWDVAEAISWVSSLAEFRPLWIEEPTSPDDILGHAAISKALAPLGIGVATGEQCQNRVMFKQFLQASALQFVQIDSCRLGSVNENLAVLLMAHKFHVPVCPHAGGVGLCELVQHLILFDYICVSGSLNNRMCEYVDHLHEHFTSPVVIHDAHYMPPKDPGYSCEMLEASVQRHQYPEGDVWKLITNK; this is encoded by the exons ATGCTGTGTGGGACCTGTGGGCGAGGGCAGAGGGCAAGGTGGGAACTCTGTGATGAG GATCCTAAGCAGATCGTCTCCTGCATTGACTTCAGGTACATCACTGATGCGCTGACAGAGGAGGAGGCTCTAG ACATACTCGTGAAAGCACAGGAGGCCAAGCAGCAGAGAG AGGATCACATGCTGAAGGAGGGTTACCCTGCCTACACCACCTCCTGCGCATGGCTCGGATACCCAGACCAGCTGCTCAAACAG CTCTGCACAGATGCACTTAAAAGCGGTTGGACCAAATTCAAGGTGAAAGTCGGTGCTGATCTGGAGGATGACATACGCAGGTGCCGCCTCATAAGGCAAATGATTGGACCCAGTAACACTTTG ATGATCGATGCCAACCAGAGATGGGACGTAGCCGAGGCCATCAGCTGGGTGTCCAGCCTGGCTGAGTTCAGACCTCTTTGGATCGAGGAGCCCACGTCTCCGGATGACATCCTGGGTCACGCTGCTATCTCCAAG GCTTTGGCTCCACTCGGGATTGGAGTGGCAACAGGAGAGCAG TGTCAGAACAGGGTGATGTTTAAGCAGTTCCTCCAGGCCTCGGCCCTGCAGTTTGTCCAGATAGACAGCTGTCGGCTGGGCAGTGTCAACGAGAACCTGGCTGTGCTGCTGATGGCCCACAAGTTCCACG TGCCTGTTTGTCCTCATGCTGGAGGAGTCGGTCTCTGTGAGCTCGTCCAGCATCTGATTCTGTTCGACTACATCTGTGTGTCTGGAAGCCTCAATAACCG aatgtgtgaataTGTGGATCACCTGCATGAACACTTCACCAGTCCTGTGGTGATTCATGACGCCCACTACATGCCCCCCAAG GATCCAGGCTACTCTTGTGAGATGCTGGAAGCATCAGTGCAGAGACACCAGTACCCTGAAGGAGATGTGTGGAAGCTcatcacaaacaaataa